Proteins encoded together in one Bacteroides zoogleoformans window:
- a CDS encoding TonB-dependent receptor, translated as MKTRLLFLLFLCIGAGLVAQNATITGVVTDSETKDFLIGATVMLKGSNKGTITDANGQYTLFMPKGKQTIQFSFMGYQVREFDIDLKSNEVKTLNLVMHPDNHMLKEVVISAQAKGQTAAIKSQLNATGIMNAVSEEKLRELPDVNVADAIGRLPGLMIQRDGGEGQKIIIRGLDPKYNSVAINGMNAPSTSSTDRSTDLNMISPDMIAGAEVLKASTADKDADGLGGTVNLIMKDAPRNFKFNVTGETGYHSQINGMGRYKGGIMASNRFFSERLGVIFTASADQTDRSNDTFNAAYKVNGNTPTPGFDYTKPWSTGVSLESNLEKRQRFNVNLNMDFDLGKGSKLKMSNLFSRMNRDRDIRQKRYDLEGTRLRFQQTDRNSHNTNITNMLQGDFNVLGAILNLGVGRSSSRTRTPYDHQMQFRLNAPFTADIDALSYQPPYLIANSKFVKEDDLTQYYLYEAVFNTEFAEETEYSAWLDLKKPFSFGEKVNGYIKIGGKLRQKERSLETERRYRRMDLSEGAGPVFENMPGLTPSSFKSSYIGITDFLDSGYKPHDFLNNKYKDLYIDFALDHHAMRNFYNINRDIYGNILTTKILKDYDGKESLWAGYIMGEINFGKYVTFIPGVRYDFSYLNYNAYSGSNVPDNEDKEHDFEYEKSNDSDRYKYWLPQIHLRVKPTNWMDIRLAYTETLSRPDYNLLAPRTIIKPNVNEVVWSRTKLKPALSRNYDVILTFYQPDYGLFTISGFYKDIKNFTYTRSAYMLNGTVTDPANFELPMSLTGGSITYPLNSSYNATLKGLEFDLQLQFRKMKNFMRGVVLGANLTLMDSKMNYFETLKSRIKNPDFTPGGTEKPFLPTNSDIIYTDRLLKQPSLLFNISLGYDYKKFSGRISCNYQDGVLIAEQHRQDAADVESTRPFVKWDMQLKYSLTRQFSLYATLSNFTQSSDRKRRDITNYPSRVEYYGSAAYIGFKYDIFK; from the coding sequence ATGAAGACAAGATTGCTTTTTTTATTATTCCTATGTATAGGAGCAGGCTTAGTGGCTCAGAATGCTACAATTACGGGTGTCGTTACAGATAGTGAGACTAAAGACTTTTTAATAGGTGCGACCGTCATGTTAAAAGGCTCGAATAAAGGAACAATAACAGATGCCAATGGGCAATATACCTTATTCATGCCTAAAGGTAAACAGACAATCCAATTTTCTTTCATGGGATATCAAGTGCGCGAATTTGATATAGATTTAAAATCTAATGAAGTGAAAACACTGAATCTCGTTATGCATCCGGATAATCATATGTTGAAAGAAGTAGTGATCAGTGCTCAAGCCAAGGGACAGACTGCGGCAATTAAAAGTCAATTAAATGCAACAGGTATTATGAATGCTGTATCTGAAGAAAAGTTGCGTGAACTTCCGGATGTAAATGTTGCTGATGCTATTGGGCGCCTTCCTGGTTTAATGATTCAACGTGATGGAGGAGAAGGTCAAAAAATCATCATACGTGGTTTGGATCCTAAGTATAACTCGGTAGCTATTAACGGTATGAATGCGCCATCAACGAGTAGTACCGATCGGAGTACTGACTTGAATATGATTTCGCCGGACATGATTGCCGGGGCTGAAGTACTGAAAGCCAGTACGGCCGATAAGGATGCCGATGGATTAGGAGGAACAGTAAACCTAATAATGAAAGATGCTCCGAGAAACTTTAAATTTAATGTAACCGGAGAAACAGGTTACCATTCACAAATAAATGGAATGGGGCGATATAAAGGTGGTATCATGGCAAGCAATCGATTCTTTAGTGAAAGATTAGGTGTCATATTTACTGCAAGCGCTGATCAGACAGACCGGAGCAATGATACATTTAATGCAGCTTATAAGGTAAATGGTAATACGCCTACTCCTGGGTTTGATTACACAAAACCATGGAGCACAGGGGTTAGTCTGGAATCAAATTTGGAAAAGCGTCAACGTTTTAATGTAAATCTGAATATGGATTTCGACTTGGGAAAAGGTTCTAAACTCAAAATGTCCAATCTCTTTAGTAGAATGAACAGAGATCGTGATATTCGTCAAAAACGTTATGATTTAGAAGGAACCCGGCTGAGATTTCAACAAACTGACCGTAATTCGCATAATACTAATATTACGAATATGTTGCAAGGCGATTTCAATGTTTTAGGAGCTATCTTGAATCTCGGAGTAGGGCGTAGTAGTTCGCGTACAAGAACTCCATACGACCACCAAATGCAATTTCGGTTGAATGCCCCTTTTACAGCTGATATAGATGCATTGTCTTATCAGCCCCCTTATTTGATAGCTAATTCTAAATTCGTTAAAGAAGATGACCTAACGCAATATTACCTGTATGAAGCAGTCTTTAATACAGAATTTGCCGAAGAAACAGAATACAGTGCATGGTTGGATTTGAAGAAGCCTTTTAGTTTTGGCGAAAAGGTCAATGGCTACATTAAAATTGGTGGAAAGCTCCGCCAAAAAGAGAGAAGCCTTGAAACAGAGCGTAGGTATAGACGTATGGATTTGTCTGAAGGAGCTGGCCCGGTGTTCGAGAATATGCCCGGATTAACCCCATCATCTTTTAAAAGCTCTTATATAGGTATCACGGATTTCTTAGACTCTGGTTATAAACCTCATGATTTTCTAAACAATAAGTACAAAGACTTATATATCGACTTCGCACTGGATCATCATGCCATGAGAAATTTTTATAATATAAACCGAGATATATATGGGAATATCCTTACTACAAAAATACTGAAGGATTATGATGGGAAGGAGAGCCTTTGGGCAGGATATATTATGGGTGAAATAAACTTTGGAAAGTATGTTACATTTATACCAGGCGTACGCTACGATTTTTCTTACTTAAATTATAATGCATACAGTGGTTCTAATGTTCCTGACAATGAAGATAAGGAACATGATTTTGAATATGAAAAAAGTAATGATTCCGACAGATATAAATATTGGCTGCCACAAATCCATTTGCGTGTGAAGCCAACAAATTGGATGGATATTAGGTTGGCATATACCGAAACTCTGTCAAGACCGGATTATAATCTGCTTGCTCCGAGAACAATCATAAAACCCAACGTGAATGAAGTAGTCTGGAGTCGTACTAAATTGAAACCTGCTTTATCTCGAAATTATGATGTTATATTGACGTTCTATCAGCCGGATTATGGATTGTTTACTATCAGCGGGTTTTACAAAGACATTAAAAACTTTACTTATACTCGCTCTGCCTATATGTTGAATGGTACAGTAACAGATCCTGCTAATTTTGAATTGCCAATGAGCTTGACAGGTGGTAGCATTACCTATCCTTTAAATAGTTCATATAATGCAACCTTGAAGGGACTGGAATTTGATTTGCAACTGCAATTCCGTAAAATGAAGAATTTTATGAGAGGTGTCGTATTGGGGGCTAATCTTACTCTTATGGATTCTAAAATGAATTATTTTGAAACATTGAAGTCAAGAATTAAAAATCCGGATTTTACTCCCGGAGGTACTGAAAAGCCATTCCTTCCAACCAACTCTGACATTATATATACAGACCGATTGTTAAAGCAGCCTTCCCTACTATTCAACATTTCCTTGGGATATGATTACAAGAAATTTTCAGGCAGAATATCTTGCAACTATCAAGACGGAGTGTTGATTGCAGAACAGCATCGCCAAGATGCAGCTGATGTGGAATCTACACGTCCATTCGTAAAATGGGATATGCAGTTGAAATATAGTTTGACCAGACAATTCTCTCTGTATGCAACTTTGTCTAATTTTACGCAATCTTCCGATCGTAAACGTCGTGATATAACGAACTATCCGTCCAGAGTTGAATACTATGGTTCGGCAGCGTATATCGGATTCAAATATGATATCTTTAAATAA